The Pseudomonadota bacterium genome has a segment encoding these proteins:
- a CDS encoding MBL fold metallo-hydrolase, whose protein sequence is MEGFIKFLGTGGARFVAMKQLRSTGGLWLHYRDTNLYIDPGPGAIVKIHGSKERFDPVDLDGIILTHKHLDHANDVNIMIEAMTNGGFKKKGVLFCPEDAVDKDPVVLKYVMEYLDNIVYLKEQKSFTIKDISFSTPVRHVHPVETYGIIFHLNKTIGLISDTRFFDALPDHYHADILIINVLRSKPIEKQHIVDHLAINNVAEILGRIKPETAIMTHFGMNMIMEKPYLLAEKLKMETGINVIAAYDGMKLEF, encoded by the coding sequence ATGGAAGGATTTATCAAGTTTCTCGGAACAGGGGGTGCACGGTTCGTTGCAATGAAGCAGCTACGGTCAACAGGCGGACTCTGGCTGCATTACAGGGATACGAACCTTTATATAGACCCCGGTCCGGGGGCAATTGTCAAAATACATGGGTCAAAAGAACGCTTCGACCCTGTTGACCTGGACGGCATAATACTCACCCATAAACATTTAGATCATGCAAACGATGTGAATATCATGATCGAGGCAATGACCAACGGAGGTTTTAAAAAAAAAGGGGTACTTTTTTGTCCCGAAGACGCAGTTGATAAAGACCCTGTGGTTTTGAAATATGTTATGGAATACCTCGATAACATTGTTTATCTGAAAGAACAGAAGAGCTTCACTATAAAGGATATATCCTTCAGCACACCTGTGAGGCACGTGCACCCTGTTGAGACATATGGTATCATATTTCATCTGAACAAGACAATCGGCTTGATATCCGATACGAGGTTTTTTGATGCACTCCCTGATCACTACCATGCGGATATCCTTATTATTAATGTTCTCAGGTCAAAACCTATCGAAAAGCAACATATTGTTGATCACCTTGCAATAAACAATGTTGCGGAGATTTTAGGACGTATCAAACCTGAAACTGCCATTATGACACACTTCGGCATGAACATGATTATGGAGAAGCCTTATCTTTTAGCGGAAAAGCTTAAAATGGAAACAGGCATAAATGTAATTGCCGCCTATGACGGAATGAAGCTGGAATTCTAA
- a CDS encoding methylated-DNA--[protein]-cysteine S-methyltransferase, whose product MDLIRYAFFDSSLGNIVLISKAERLIELDIKTDGVYMIKKSLTARYPDGVESPEYFYKLCKLLDRYLKGDRVDFDIDVDISHLGIFTWKVLEELRKIPYGEVTSYGRIGKRLGYKNAARAVGQAVGRNSIPIIIPCHRVIREDGTIGGFSMGVQIKERLLATEGVRCSPSQRPVNNY is encoded by the coding sequence TTGGATTTGATACGCTATGCATTTTTTGATTCATCGCTGGGCAATATTGTGCTTATTTCGAAAGCCGAACGGCTCATCGAACTTGATATAAAAACCGATGGAGTTTACATGATAAAGAAATCCCTCACAGCCCGTTATCCTGATGGTGTTGAATCTCCTGAATACTTTTATAAGTTATGCAAACTCCTCGACAGGTATTTAAAGGGAGACCGGGTTGATTTTGATATAGACGTTGACATTTCCCATCTTGGTATATTTACATGGAAGGTACTGGAAGAGTTGAGAAAGATTCCTTACGGGGAAGTTACAAGTTATGGCCGTATAGGCAAAAGGCTGGGCTATAAAAATGCCGCCCGTGCAGTCGGTCAGGCAGTAGGCAGAAATTCTATCCCGATTATTATTCCCTGCCACAGGGTTATCCGTGAAGATGGTACTATCGGGGGTTTCTCAATGGGTGTACAGATAAAAGAAAGGCTCCTTGCTACAGAGGGGGTAAGGTGTTCTCCAAGTCAAAGACCGGTCAACAATTATTAG